Proteins encoded by one window of Sus scrofa isolate TJ Tabasco breed Duroc chromosome 12, Sscrofa11.1, whole genome shotgun sequence:
- the ACOX1 gene encoding peroxisomal acyl-coenzyme A oxidase 1 (The RefSeq protein has 1 substitution compared to this genomic sequence): MNQDLQKERAAASFNPELLTHVLDGSPENTRRRREIENMILSEPDLQHEDLNFLSRSQRYEVAVKKSATTVKKIREFGLADPDEILWFKNFVQRGHPGPLDLHVGMFLPTLLHQATEEQQERFFMPAWNFKIIGTYAQTEMGHGTHLRGLETTATYDPATEEFILNSPTVTSIKWWPGGLGKTSNHAIVLAQLITQGKCYGLHAFIVPIREQGTHKPLPGITVGDIGPKFGYDEMDNGYLKMDNYRIPRENMLMKYAQVKPDGTYVKPLSNKLTYGTMVFIRSFLVGEAARCLSKACTIAIRYSAVRHQSELRPDEPEPQILDYQTQQYKLFPFLATAYAFQFVGAYIKETYHRINENIRQGDLSGLPELHALTAGLKAFTSWTANAAIEACRMACGGHGYSHCSGLPNIYVNFTPTCTFEGENTVMMLQTARFLMKSYNQVHSGKLVCGMVSYLNDLPSQRIQPQQVAAWPTVADINSPDSLIEAYRLRASRLVEIAAKNLQTEMSHRKSKEAAWNLTSIDLVRASEAHCHYVVVKLFAEKLHQIQERSIHAVLRNLCLLYALYGISQNSGDFLQGSIMTESQVTHVNERVKELLMAIRPEAVALVDAFDFQDVTLGSVLGRYDGNVYENMFEWAKKSPLNKTEVHESYHKHLKSLQSKL; this comes from the exons GAGAATACCCGGCGCCGCCGAGAGATCG AAAACATGATTCTGAGTGACCCAGACCTGCAGCATGAGGACCTGAACTTCCTCAGTCGAAGCCAGCGTTACGAGGTGGCTGTTAAGAAGAGCGCCACCACGGTGAAGAAGATAAGGGAGTTTGGCCTCGCAGACCCAGATGAAATCCTGTGGTTTAAAAA CTTTGTGCAGCGAGGACATCCTGGGCCTCTGGATCTGCACGTGGGCATGTTCCTGCCCACCTTGCTTCACCAGGCAACTGAGGAACAGCAGGAACGCTTCTTCATGCCCGCCTGGAACTTCAAGATCATTGGCACTTATGCTCAGACAGAGATGGGTCATG GAACTCATCTTCGAGGCTTGGAAACCACAGCCACTTATGACCCTGCAACCGAGGAGTTCATTCTCAATAGCCCTACTGTGACTTCCATCAAGTGGTGGCCTGGTGGAC TCGGGAAGACCTCAAATCACGCGATAGTACTGGCCCAGCTCATCACCCAGGGGAAGTGCTATGGACTGCATGCCTTCATTGTCCCTATCCGGGAACAGGGGACCCATAAGCCTTTACCAG GTATTACCGTCGGGGACATTGGCCCCAAATTCGGCTATGATGAGATGGATAATGGCTACCTGAAGATGGACAATTACCGTATTCCCAGAGAAAACATGCTGATGAAGTATGCCCAG GTGAAGCCAGATGGCACGTATGTGAAGCCCCTGAGTAACAAGCTGACCTACGGCACCATGGTGTTCATCAGGTCCTTCCTCGTGGGCGAGGCCGCCCGGTGTCTGTCGAAGGCGTGCACCATCGCCATCCGCTACAGCGCCGTGAGGCACCAGTCTGAACTCAGGCCAGA TGAACCAGAACCACAGATTTTGGATTATCAAACCCAGCAGTATAAACTCTTTCCCTTCCTGGCCACTGCCTATGCCTTCCAGTTTGTTGGCGCATATATAAAAGAGACCTATCACCGCATTAATGAAAACATCCGCCAGGGGGACCTGAGCGGCCTACCTGAG CTTCACGCCCTCACCGCGGGGTTGAAGGCTTTCACATCCTGGACGGCTAATGCTGCCATCGAAGCTTGTCGGATGGCGTGTGGCGGGCACGGCTATTCTCACTGCAGTGGACTTCCAAATATCTATGTCAACTTCACCCCAACCTGCACCTTCGAGGGAGAAAACACTGTCATGATGCTGCAGACGGCCAG GTTCCTGATGAAAAGTTACAACCAGGTGCACTCAGGCAAGTTGGTGTGTGGCATGGTGTCCTACCTGAATGACCTGCCCAGCCAGCGCATCCAGCCTCAGCAGGTGGCAGCCTGGCCGACCGTGGCGGATATCAACAGCCCTGACAGCCTGATCGAAGCCTATAGACTGCGTGCCTCCAG ACTAGTAGAAATTGCTGCGAAAAACCTTCAAACTGAAATGAGTCACAGGAAGAGCAAGGAGGCAGCGTGGAACCTAACTTCCATTGACCTCGTCCGAGCCAGTGAG GCACATTGCCACTACGTGGTCGTCAAGCTCTTTGCCGAAAAACTCCACCAGATTCAGGAGAGGTCCATCCACGCTGTCTTAAGGAACCTGTGTCTCCTCTATGCTCTGTATGGAATCAGTCAGAACTCAGGGGATTTTCTTCAG GGGAGCATCATGACAGAGTCTCAAGTCACCCACGTGAACGAGCGTGTGAAGgaattactgatggccattcgcCCTGAAGCCGTTGCTCTGGTTGACGCATTTGATTTTCAGGATGTGACCCTGGGCTCCGTGCTTGGCCGCTATGACGGGAATGTGTATGAAAACATGTTTGAATGGGCCAAGAAATCCCCGCTAAACAAAACGgag
- the ACOX1 gene encoding peroxisomal acyl-coenzyme A oxidase 1 isoform X3 has protein sequence MILSDPDLQHEDLNFLSRSQRYEVAVKKSATTVKKIREFGLADPDEILWFKKLHLVNFVEPVGLNYSMFIPTLLSQGTTAQREKWLPPSKRLEIIGTYAQTELGHGTHLRGLETTATYDPATEEFILNSPTVTSIKWWPGGLGKTSNHAIVLAQLITQGKCYGLHAFIVPIREQGTHKPLPGITVGDIGPKFGYDEMDNGYLKMDNYRIPRENMLMKYAQVKPDGTYVKPLSNKLTYGTMVFIRSFLVGEAARCLSKACTIAIRYSAVRHQSELRPDEPEPQILDYQTQQYKLFPFLATAYAFQFVGAYIKETYHRINENIRQGDLSGLPELHALTAGLKAFTSWTANAAIEACRMACGGHGYSHCSGLPNIYVNFTPTCTFEGENTVMMLQTARFLMKSYNQVHSGKLVCGMVSYLNDLPSQRIQPQQVAAWPTVADINSPDSLIEAYRLRASRLVEIAAKNLQTEMSHRKSKEAAWNLTSIDLVRASEAHCHYVVVKLFAEKLHQIQERSIHAVLRNLCLLYALYGISQNSGDFLQGSIMTESQVTHVNERVKELLMAIRPEAVALVDAFDFQDVTLGSVLGRYDGNVYENMFEWAKKSPLNKTEVHESYHKHLKSLQSKL, from the exons ATGATTCTGAGTGACCCAGACCTGCAGCATGAGGACCTGAACTTCCTCAGTCGAAGCCAGCGTTACGAGGTGGCTGTTAAGAAGAGCGCCACCACGGTGAAGAAGATAAGGGAGTTTGGCCTCGCAGACCCAGATGAAATCCTGTGGTTTAAAAA ACTGCATTTGGTCAATTTTGTGGAACCTGTGGGCCTCAATTACTCCATGTTTATTCCTACCTTGCTGAGCCAGGGCACCACTGCTCAGAGGGAGAAATGGCTGCCTCCGTCCAAACGACTGGAGATCATTGGCACCTACGCCCAGACGGAGCTGGGCCACG GAACTCATCTTCGAGGCTTGGAAACCACAGCCACTTATGACCCTGCAACCGAGGAGTTCATTCTCAATAGCCCTACTGTGACTTCCATCAAGTGGTGGCCTGGTGGAC TCGGGAAGACCTCAAATCACGCGATAGTACTGGCCCAGCTCATCACCCAGGGGAAGTGCTATGGACTGCATGCCTTCATTGTCCCTATCCGGGAACAGGGGACCCATAAGCCTTTACCAG GTATTACCGTCGGGGACATTGGCCCCAAATTCGGCTATGATGAGATGGATAATGGCTACCTGAAGATGGACAATTACCGTATTCCCAGAGAAAACATGCTGATGAAGTATGCCCAG GTGAAGCCAGATGGCACGTATGTGAAGCCCCTGAGTAACAAGCTGACCTACGGCACCATGGTGTTCATCAGGTCCTTCCTCGTGGGCGAGGCCGCCCGGTGTCTGTCGAAGGCGTGCACCATCGCCATCCGCTACAGCGCCGTGAGGCACCAGTCTGAACTCAGGCCAGA TGAACCAGAACCACAGATTTTGGATTATCAAACCCAGCAGTATAAACTCTTTCCCTTCCTGGCCACTGCCTATGCCTTCCAGTTTGTTGGCGCATATATAAAAGAGACCTATCACCGCATTAATGAAAACATCCGCCAGGGGGACCTGAGCGGCCTACCTGAG CTTCACGCCCTCACCGCGGGGTTGAAGGCTTTCACATCCTGGACGGCTAATGCTGCCATCGAAGCTTGTCGGATGGCGTGTGGCGGGCACGGCTATTCTCACTGCAGTGGACTTCCAAATATCTATGTCAACTTCACCCCAACCTGCACCTTCGAGGGAGAAAACACTGTCATGATGCTGCAGACGGCCAG GTTCCTGATGAAAAGTTACAACCAGGTGCACTCAGGCAAGTTGGTGTGTGGCATGGTGTCCTACCTGAATGACCTGCCCAGCCAGCGCATCCAGCCTCAGCAGGTGGCAGCCTGGCCGACCGTGGCGGATATCAACAGCCCTGACAGCCTGATCGAAGCCTATAGACTGCGTGCCTCCAG ACTAGTAGAAATTGCTGCGAAAAACCTTCAAACTGAAATGAGTCACAGGAAGAGCAAGGAGGCAGCGTGGAACCTAACTTCCATTGACCTCGTCCGAGCCAGTGAG GCACATTGCCACTACGTGGTCGTCAAGCTCTTTGCCGAAAAACTCCACCAGATTCAGGAGAGGTCCATCCACGCTGTCTTAAGGAACCTGTGTCTCCTCTATGCTCTGTATGGAATCAGTCAGAACTCAGGGGATTTTCTTCAG GGGAGCATCATGACAGAGTCTCAAGTCACCCACGTGAACGAGCGTGTGAAGgaattactgatggccattcgcCCTGAAGCCGTTGCTCTGGTTGACGCATTTGATTTTCAGGATGTGACCCTGGGCTCCGTGCTTGGCCGCTATGACGGGAATGTGTATGAAAACATGTTTGAATGGGCCAAGAAATCCCCGCTAAACAAAACGgag
- the ACOX1 gene encoding peroxisomal acyl-coenzyme A oxidase 1 isoform X4 produces MAASVQTTGDHWHLRPDGAGPRFVQRGHPGPLDLHVGMFLPTLLHQATEEQQERFFMPAWNFKIIGTYAQTEMGHGTHLRGLETTATYDPATEEFILNSPTVTSIKWWPGGLGKTSNHAIVLAQLITQGKCYGLHAFIVPIREQGTHKPLPGITVGDIGPKFGYDEMDNGYLKMDNYRIPRENMLMKYAQVKPDGTYVKPLSNKLTYGTMVFIRSFLVGEAARCLSKACTIAIRYSAVRHQSELRPDEPEPQILDYQTQQYKLFPFLATAYAFQFVGAYIKETYHRINENIRQGDLSGLPELHALTAGLKAFTSWTANAAIEACRMACGGHGYSHCSGLPNIYVNFTPTCTFEGENTVMMLQTARFLMKSYNQVHSGKLVCGMVSYLNDLPSQRIQPQQVAAWPTVADINSPDSLIEAYRLRASRLVEIAAKNLQTEMSHRKSKEAAWNLTSIDLVRASEAHCHYVVVKLFAEKLHQIQERSIHAVLRNLCLLYALYGISQNSGDFLQGSIMTESQVTHVNERVKELLMAIRPEAVALVDAFDFQDVTLGSVLGRYDGNVYENMFEWAKKSPLNKTEVHESYHKHLKSLQSKL; encoded by the exons ATGGCTGCCTCCGTCCAAACGACTGGAGATCATTGGCACCTACGCCCAGACGGAGCTGGGCCACG CTTTGTGCAGCGAGGACATCCTGGGCCTCTGGATCTGCACGTGGGCATGTTCCTGCCCACCTTGCTTCACCAGGCAACTGAGGAACAGCAGGAACGCTTCTTCATGCCCGCCTGGAACTTCAAGATCATTGGCACTTATGCTCAGACAGAGATGGGTCATG GAACTCATCTTCGAGGCTTGGAAACCACAGCCACTTATGACCCTGCAACCGAGGAGTTCATTCTCAATAGCCCTACTGTGACTTCCATCAAGTGGTGGCCTGGTGGAC TCGGGAAGACCTCAAATCACGCGATAGTACTGGCCCAGCTCATCACCCAGGGGAAGTGCTATGGACTGCATGCCTTCATTGTCCCTATCCGGGAACAGGGGACCCATAAGCCTTTACCAG GTATTACCGTCGGGGACATTGGCCCCAAATTCGGCTATGATGAGATGGATAATGGCTACCTGAAGATGGACAATTACCGTATTCCCAGAGAAAACATGCTGATGAAGTATGCCCAG GTGAAGCCAGATGGCACGTATGTGAAGCCCCTGAGTAACAAGCTGACCTACGGCACCATGGTGTTCATCAGGTCCTTCCTCGTGGGCGAGGCCGCCCGGTGTCTGTCGAAGGCGTGCACCATCGCCATCCGCTACAGCGCCGTGAGGCACCAGTCTGAACTCAGGCCAGA TGAACCAGAACCACAGATTTTGGATTATCAAACCCAGCAGTATAAACTCTTTCCCTTCCTGGCCACTGCCTATGCCTTCCAGTTTGTTGGCGCATATATAAAAGAGACCTATCACCGCATTAATGAAAACATCCGCCAGGGGGACCTGAGCGGCCTACCTGAG CTTCACGCCCTCACCGCGGGGTTGAAGGCTTTCACATCCTGGACGGCTAATGCTGCCATCGAAGCTTGTCGGATGGCGTGTGGCGGGCACGGCTATTCTCACTGCAGTGGACTTCCAAATATCTATGTCAACTTCACCCCAACCTGCACCTTCGAGGGAGAAAACACTGTCATGATGCTGCAGACGGCCAG GTTCCTGATGAAAAGTTACAACCAGGTGCACTCAGGCAAGTTGGTGTGTGGCATGGTGTCCTACCTGAATGACCTGCCCAGCCAGCGCATCCAGCCTCAGCAGGTGGCAGCCTGGCCGACCGTGGCGGATATCAACAGCCCTGACAGCCTGATCGAAGCCTATAGACTGCGTGCCTCCAG ACTAGTAGAAATTGCTGCGAAAAACCTTCAAACTGAAATGAGTCACAGGAAGAGCAAGGAGGCAGCGTGGAACCTAACTTCCATTGACCTCGTCCGAGCCAGTGAG GCACATTGCCACTACGTGGTCGTCAAGCTCTTTGCCGAAAAACTCCACCAGATTCAGGAGAGGTCCATCCACGCTGTCTTAAGGAACCTGTGTCTCCTCTATGCTCTGTATGGAATCAGTCAGAACTCAGGGGATTTTCTTCAG GGGAGCATCATGACAGAGTCTCAAGTCACCCACGTGAACGAGCGTGTGAAGgaattactgatggccattcgcCCTGAAGCCGTTGCTCTGGTTGACGCATTTGATTTTCAGGATGTGACCCTGGGCTCCGTGCTTGGCCGCTATGACGGGAATGTGTATGAAAACATGTTTGAATGGGCCAAGAAATCCCCGCTAAACAAAACGgag
- the ACOX1 gene encoding peroxisomal acyl-coenzyme A oxidase 1 isoform X1, with protein MNQDLQKERAAASFNPELLTHVLDGSPENTRRRREIENMILSDPDLQHEDLNFLSRSQRYEVAVKKSATTVKKIREFGLADPDEILWFKKLHLVNFVEPVGLNYSMFIPTLLSQGTTAQREKWLPPSKRLEIIGTYAQTELGHGTHLRGLETTATYDPATEEFILNSPTVTSIKWWPGGLGKTSNHAIVLAQLITQGKCYGLHAFIVPIREQGTHKPLPGITVGDIGPKFGYDEMDNGYLKMDNYRIPRENMLMKYAQVKPDGTYVKPLSNKLTYGTMVFIRSFLVGEAARCLSKACTIAIRYSAVRHQSELRPDEPEPQILDYQTQQYKLFPFLATAYAFQFVGAYIKETYHRINENIRQGDLSGLPELHALTAGLKAFTSWTANAAIEACRMACGGHGYSHCSGLPNIYVNFTPTCTFEGENTVMMLQTARFLMKSYNQVHSGKLVCGMVSYLNDLPSQRIQPQQVAAWPTVADINSPDSLIEAYRLRASRLVEIAAKNLQTEMSHRKSKEAAWNLTSIDLVRASEAHCHYVVVKLFAEKLHQIQERSIHAVLRNLCLLYALYGISQNSGDFLQGSIMTESQVTHVNERVKELLMAIRPEAVALVDAFDFQDVTLGSVLGRYDGNVYENMFEWAKKSPLNKTEVHESYHKHLKSLQSKL; from the exons GAGAATACCCGGCGCCGCCGAGAGATCG AAAACATGATTCTGAGTGACCCAGACCTGCAGCATGAGGACCTGAACTTCCTCAGTCGAAGCCAGCGTTACGAGGTGGCTGTTAAGAAGAGCGCCACCACGGTGAAGAAGATAAGGGAGTTTGGCCTCGCAGACCCAGATGAAATCCTGTGGTTTAAAAA ACTGCATTTGGTCAATTTTGTGGAACCTGTGGGCCTCAATTACTCCATGTTTATTCCTACCTTGCTGAGCCAGGGCACCACTGCTCAGAGGGAGAAATGGCTGCCTCCGTCCAAACGACTGGAGATCATTGGCACCTACGCCCAGACGGAGCTGGGCCACG GAACTCATCTTCGAGGCTTGGAAACCACAGCCACTTATGACCCTGCAACCGAGGAGTTCATTCTCAATAGCCCTACTGTGACTTCCATCAAGTGGTGGCCTGGTGGAC TCGGGAAGACCTCAAATCACGCGATAGTACTGGCCCAGCTCATCACCCAGGGGAAGTGCTATGGACTGCATGCCTTCATTGTCCCTATCCGGGAACAGGGGACCCATAAGCCTTTACCAG GTATTACCGTCGGGGACATTGGCCCCAAATTCGGCTATGATGAGATGGATAATGGCTACCTGAAGATGGACAATTACCGTATTCCCAGAGAAAACATGCTGATGAAGTATGCCCAG GTGAAGCCAGATGGCACGTATGTGAAGCCCCTGAGTAACAAGCTGACCTACGGCACCATGGTGTTCATCAGGTCCTTCCTCGTGGGCGAGGCCGCCCGGTGTCTGTCGAAGGCGTGCACCATCGCCATCCGCTACAGCGCCGTGAGGCACCAGTCTGAACTCAGGCCAGA TGAACCAGAACCACAGATTTTGGATTATCAAACCCAGCAGTATAAACTCTTTCCCTTCCTGGCCACTGCCTATGCCTTCCAGTTTGTTGGCGCATATATAAAAGAGACCTATCACCGCATTAATGAAAACATCCGCCAGGGGGACCTGAGCGGCCTACCTGAG CTTCACGCCCTCACCGCGGGGTTGAAGGCTTTCACATCCTGGACGGCTAATGCTGCCATCGAAGCTTGTCGGATGGCGTGTGGCGGGCACGGCTATTCTCACTGCAGTGGACTTCCAAATATCTATGTCAACTTCACCCCAACCTGCACCTTCGAGGGAGAAAACACTGTCATGATGCTGCAGACGGCCAG GTTCCTGATGAAAAGTTACAACCAGGTGCACTCAGGCAAGTTGGTGTGTGGCATGGTGTCCTACCTGAATGACCTGCCCAGCCAGCGCATCCAGCCTCAGCAGGTGGCAGCCTGGCCGACCGTGGCGGATATCAACAGCCCTGACAGCCTGATCGAAGCCTATAGACTGCGTGCCTCCAG ACTAGTAGAAATTGCTGCGAAAAACCTTCAAACTGAAATGAGTCACAGGAAGAGCAAGGAGGCAGCGTGGAACCTAACTTCCATTGACCTCGTCCGAGCCAGTGAG GCACATTGCCACTACGTGGTCGTCAAGCTCTTTGCCGAAAAACTCCACCAGATTCAGGAGAGGTCCATCCACGCTGTCTTAAGGAACCTGTGTCTCCTCTATGCTCTGTATGGAATCAGTCAGAACTCAGGGGATTTTCTTCAG GGGAGCATCATGACAGAGTCTCAAGTCACCCACGTGAACGAGCGTGTGAAGgaattactgatggccattcgcCCTGAAGCCGTTGCTCTGGTTGACGCATTTGATTTTCAGGATGTGACCCTGGGCTCCGTGCTTGGCCGCTATGACGGGAATGTGTATGAAAACATGTTTGAATGGGCCAAGAAATCCCCGCTAAACAAAACGgag
- the ACOX1 gene encoding peroxisomal acyl-coenzyme A oxidase 1 isoform X2 translates to MILSDPDLQHEDLNFLSRSQRYEVAVKKSATTVKKIREFGLADPDEILWFKNFVQRGHPGPLDLHVGMFLPTLLHQATEEQQERFFMPAWNFKIIGTYAQTEMGHGTHLRGLETTATYDPATEEFILNSPTVTSIKWWPGGLGKTSNHAIVLAQLITQGKCYGLHAFIVPIREQGTHKPLPGITVGDIGPKFGYDEMDNGYLKMDNYRIPRENMLMKYAQVKPDGTYVKPLSNKLTYGTMVFIRSFLVGEAARCLSKACTIAIRYSAVRHQSELRPDEPEPQILDYQTQQYKLFPFLATAYAFQFVGAYIKETYHRINENIRQGDLSGLPELHALTAGLKAFTSWTANAAIEACRMACGGHGYSHCSGLPNIYVNFTPTCTFEGENTVMMLQTARFLMKSYNQVHSGKLVCGMVSYLNDLPSQRIQPQQVAAWPTVADINSPDSLIEAYRLRASRLVEIAAKNLQTEMSHRKSKEAAWNLTSIDLVRASEAHCHYVVVKLFAEKLHQIQERSIHAVLRNLCLLYALYGISQNSGDFLQGSIMTESQVTHVNERVKELLMAIRPEAVALVDAFDFQDVTLGSVLGRYDGNVYENMFEWAKKSPLNKTEVHESYHKHLKSLQSKL, encoded by the exons ATGATTCTGAGTGACCCAGACCTGCAGCATGAGGACCTGAACTTCCTCAGTCGAAGCCAGCGTTACGAGGTGGCTGTTAAGAAGAGCGCCACCACGGTGAAGAAGATAAGGGAGTTTGGCCTCGCAGACCCAGATGAAATCCTGTGGTTTAAAAA CTTTGTGCAGCGAGGACATCCTGGGCCTCTGGATCTGCACGTGGGCATGTTCCTGCCCACCTTGCTTCACCAGGCAACTGAGGAACAGCAGGAACGCTTCTTCATGCCCGCCTGGAACTTCAAGATCATTGGCACTTATGCTCAGACAGAGATGGGTCATG GAACTCATCTTCGAGGCTTGGAAACCACAGCCACTTATGACCCTGCAACCGAGGAGTTCATTCTCAATAGCCCTACTGTGACTTCCATCAAGTGGTGGCCTGGTGGAC TCGGGAAGACCTCAAATCACGCGATAGTACTGGCCCAGCTCATCACCCAGGGGAAGTGCTATGGACTGCATGCCTTCATTGTCCCTATCCGGGAACAGGGGACCCATAAGCCTTTACCAG GTATTACCGTCGGGGACATTGGCCCCAAATTCGGCTATGATGAGATGGATAATGGCTACCTGAAGATGGACAATTACCGTATTCCCAGAGAAAACATGCTGATGAAGTATGCCCAG GTGAAGCCAGATGGCACGTATGTGAAGCCCCTGAGTAACAAGCTGACCTACGGCACCATGGTGTTCATCAGGTCCTTCCTCGTGGGCGAGGCCGCCCGGTGTCTGTCGAAGGCGTGCACCATCGCCATCCGCTACAGCGCCGTGAGGCACCAGTCTGAACTCAGGCCAGA TGAACCAGAACCACAGATTTTGGATTATCAAACCCAGCAGTATAAACTCTTTCCCTTCCTGGCCACTGCCTATGCCTTCCAGTTTGTTGGCGCATATATAAAAGAGACCTATCACCGCATTAATGAAAACATCCGCCAGGGGGACCTGAGCGGCCTACCTGAG CTTCACGCCCTCACCGCGGGGTTGAAGGCTTTCACATCCTGGACGGCTAATGCTGCCATCGAAGCTTGTCGGATGGCGTGTGGCGGGCACGGCTATTCTCACTGCAGTGGACTTCCAAATATCTATGTCAACTTCACCCCAACCTGCACCTTCGAGGGAGAAAACACTGTCATGATGCTGCAGACGGCCAG GTTCCTGATGAAAAGTTACAACCAGGTGCACTCAGGCAAGTTGGTGTGTGGCATGGTGTCCTACCTGAATGACCTGCCCAGCCAGCGCATCCAGCCTCAGCAGGTGGCAGCCTGGCCGACCGTGGCGGATATCAACAGCCCTGACAGCCTGATCGAAGCCTATAGACTGCGTGCCTCCAG ACTAGTAGAAATTGCTGCGAAAAACCTTCAAACTGAAATGAGTCACAGGAAGAGCAAGGAGGCAGCGTGGAACCTAACTTCCATTGACCTCGTCCGAGCCAGTGAG GCACATTGCCACTACGTGGTCGTCAAGCTCTTTGCCGAAAAACTCCACCAGATTCAGGAGAGGTCCATCCACGCTGTCTTAAGGAACCTGTGTCTCCTCTATGCTCTGTATGGAATCAGTCAGAACTCAGGGGATTTTCTTCAG GGGAGCATCATGACAGAGTCTCAAGTCACCCACGTGAACGAGCGTGTGAAGgaattactgatggccattcgcCCTGAAGCCGTTGCTCTGGTTGACGCATTTGATTTTCAGGATGTGACCCTGGGCTCCGTGCTTGGCCGCTATGACGGGAATGTGTATGAAAACATGTTTGAATGGGCCAAGAAATCCCCGCTAAACAAAACGgag